From Portunus trituberculatus isolate SZX2019 chromosome 37, ASM1759143v1, whole genome shotgun sequence, one genomic window encodes:
- the LOC123514144 gene encoding uncharacterized protein LOC123514144 — protein MPGDDKLEQQNAVSLKLPTFWTAQPQVWFEQAEAQFHIRQITADTTKYYYVVSALDQDTAGRIIDYLRQPPATDKYEGIKTLLNETFGLSRRVRASKLLHMDGLGDRKPSVLMNEMLALMDGHKPCLLFEQIFLEQLPEDIRLLLADADFTDPRP, from the coding sequence ATGCCTGGAGACGACAAGCTGGAGCAACAGAATGCAGTTTCACTCAAATTGCCGACCTTCTGGACAGCACAGCCCCAAGTCTGGTTTGAACAAGCAGAAGCCCAGTTTCACATCCGCCAGATAACTGCCGACACCACCAAGTACTACTACGTGGTCAGTGCTCTGGACCAAGACACAGCCGGGCGCATCATAGACTACCTTCGCCAGCCACCAGCCACGGACAAGTATGAGGGAATCAAGACTCTTCTCAACGAAACTTTCGGACTCAGTCGCCGTGTCAGGGCCTCCAAACTCCTGCACATGGACGGCCTAGGTGACCGAAAACCCTCCGTCCTCATGAACGAGATGCTTGCCCTGATGGATGGACACAAGCCCTGCCTCCTTTTCGAGCAAATCTTCCTCGAGCAGTTGCCTGAGGACATCCGTTTACTCCTTGCTGATGCTGACTTCACCGACCCCCGCCCGTAG